One genomic region from Anolis sagrei isolate rAnoSag1 chromosome 7, rAnoSag1.mat, whole genome shotgun sequence encodes:
- the TMEM230 gene encoding transmembrane protein 230 → MPSRTSLAASAPSSKVKYSKLSCNDDGYIDLQFKKSPPKIPYKAIALATLLFLIGTLLIVIGGLLLAGYISHAGTDRAIPVLIIGILVFLPGFYHLRIAYFAAKGYRGYSYDDIPDFDD, encoded by the exons ATGCCCTCCCGCACCAGCCTGGCTGCCTCCGCCCCCAGCAGCAAGGTCAAGTACTCCAAGCTCAGCTGCAATGACGACGGGTACATCGACCTACAG tTCAAGAAGAGCCCCCCCAAGATCCCCTACAAGGCCATTGCACTGGCCACCCTCCTCTTCCTGATCGGGACCCTGCTCATCGTCATCGGGGGCCTCCTCCTCGCAGGATACATCAGCCACGCG GGCACCGACCGCGCCATCCCGGTCCTGATCATCGGGATCctggtcttcctgcctggcttctACCATTTGCGCATTGCGTACTTTGCCGCTAAGGGCTACCGGGGCTATTCCTACGACGACATCCCCGACTTCGACGACTAG